From Marivirga harenae, one genomic window encodes:
- a CDS encoding DUF3179 domain-containing protein codes for MESVVFYILAFSALLIGTAAIYMALIEGFPLKWLYYHYFIRKPVNWTIFIVLLGWSFYIYYDTNEFPSWAIAALIISGFALILTYKMHQEKAFPAVFFPEISDEPEKLPLNDEMEMAVIEYEGVTKSYPLDYVIHHHIVNDKFKHKTVALTYCAMCRSIIPFDVTEIGPLFVGSFKNANMIVADKRTKTFFQQATFKSLIGKLHPYELTMIPFQILSWAEVKKVIDDPSVVKVSEKDFEDFELPIPGMWKKIMASESTPGLSSKNRDKTFPARTHVIGLIDQQLVYLKKEVLAKRIVENEEYGFILIGAGKTVNAFKNTWNAQKLDIEIDEGELFDAKSNTRWNIRGKHLSGEIKSDLIPIAISDEYWFSWIKFHHKSKLIRL; via the coding sequence ATGGAAAGTGTAGTTTTTTACATTTTGGCTTTTTCTGCCTTATTGATTGGAACTGCGGCCATCTACATGGCCTTGATAGAAGGTTTCCCTTTAAAATGGTTGTACTACCATTATTTTATCCGTAAACCCGTCAATTGGACAATATTTATAGTATTGCTAGGGTGGTCCTTCTACATCTATTATGATACTAATGAATTCCCTAGCTGGGCGATTGCAGCACTTATCATCTCTGGATTTGCCTTGATTTTAACTTACAAAATGCATCAGGAAAAGGCATTCCCAGCTGTATTTTTTCCAGAAATATCCGATGAACCAGAGAAATTGCCTTTAAATGATGAAATGGAAATGGCAGTGATTGAATACGAAGGAGTTACAAAATCCTACCCGCTCGACTACGTCATTCACCATCATATCGTAAATGATAAATTTAAACACAAGACGGTGGCCTTAACTTACTGTGCCATGTGTAGAAGCATCATTCCTTTTGATGTAACCGAAATCGGGCCGTTGTTTGTAGGTTCATTTAAGAATGCCAATATGATAGTTGCAGACAAAAGGACCAAAACATTCTTCCAGCAAGCTACTTTCAAGTCATTAATTGGCAAATTGCATCCATATGAATTAACGATGATCCCTTTTCAAATTCTTTCCTGGGCTGAAGTTAAAAAGGTGATTGATGACCCATCAGTGGTGAAAGTGTCTGAAAAGGATTTTGAAGATTTTGAATTGCCGATACCGGGCATGTGGAAAAAAATAATGGCTTCTGAATCTACTCCAGGGCTCTCTTCCAAGAATCGGGATAAAACTTTTCCGGCAAGAACGCATGTGATCGGACTCATTGATCAGCAATTGGTGTATTTAAAAAAGGAAGTATTGGCAAAACGGATAGTAGAAAATGAAGAATATGGTTTTATTCTTATTGGTGCTGGAAAAACAGTCAATGCTTTCAAAAATACATGGAATGCTCAGAAGTTAGATATTGAAATTGATGAGGGAGAACTTTTTGATGCCAAAAGCAACACAAGATGGAATATAAGAGGAAAACATCTTTCAGGCGAGATCAAAAGTGATTTAATACCAATAGCCATTTCTGATGAATACTGGTTTTCGTGGATTAAATTTCACCATAAATCAAAACTGATTAGATTGTAG
- a CDS encoding efflux RND transporter periplasmic adaptor subunit gives MKKLLTWSTPLLLMTILWSCGNEESNIQTEIKIPVSVVSIKPASISRFIETTGTVYSSKEGTMKSEMSGLYRIQRNPATGKPFALGDAVKANQIVIRLENEEFVNGLQVEGKRLNLELAENNLEKQKSLYDKGGVTQTELKNASIQYVNAKYSFENAEIQLAKMAVRAPFDGVIVELPYHTDGVKIDQGTALFRVMEYDKLLMDVKLPEKHLPEVTLDQLVQITNYNIGNDTIEGRISQISPIVNPDTRTFQSVLQINNEKRSLRPGMFIKAAILSEKRDSTIVIPKETVISRQDAKVVFIVENGIATEKQITTGLETMDEIEVLSGLKINDRLVVTGFETLRNKSKVSVLQ, from the coding sequence ATGAAAAAGCTATTAACTTGGAGTACTCCCCTTCTATTGATGACTATTTTATGGTCATGCGGTAATGAAGAGTCCAATATTCAAACAGAAATAAAGATTCCCGTTTCGGTGGTCAGTATCAAGCCAGCAAGCATCTCAAGATTTATTGAGACCACAGGAACGGTATATTCTTCCAAAGAAGGCACTATGAAATCGGAAATGAGCGGACTTTACCGTATTCAACGAAATCCAGCTACCGGAAAGCCTTTTGCACTAGGCGATGCTGTAAAAGCCAATCAGATTGTAATAAGGCTTGAAAATGAGGAGTTTGTCAATGGTCTGCAAGTAGAAGGTAAAAGACTTAATTTAGAGTTGGCCGAAAACAATCTTGAAAAACAAAAATCACTTTATGATAAAGGAGGCGTTACCCAAACGGAATTGAAAAATGCCTCTATACAGTACGTGAATGCCAAATATTCCTTTGAAAATGCGGAGATTCAGTTGGCAAAAATGGCTGTAAGAGCACCATTTGACGGGGTAATAGTGGAACTTCCATACCATACCGATGGTGTGAAAATTGATCAGGGAACTGCGCTTTTTAGAGTCATGGAATATGATAAACTCTTAATGGACGTAAAACTACCTGAAAAGCATTTGCCTGAAGTCACTTTAGATCAACTGGTGCAAATTACCAATTACAATATTGGCAATGACACCATTGAAGGAAGGATCAGCCAAATTTCTCCTATCGTCAATCCGGATACGCGAACATTCCAAAGTGTTCTACAAATCAACAATGAAAAACGCTCACTACGGCCGGGTATGTTTATTAAAGCGGCTATTCTTTCTGAGAAACGCGACAGCACCATCGTGATTCCTAAAGAAACGGTAATCTCACGACAAGATGCTAAAGTGGTTTTTATAGTAGAAAATGGTATAGCCACAGAAAAGCAAATCACCACCGGACTCGAAACCATGGATGAGATAGAAGTATTGAGTGGACTGAAAATCAACGACCGATTAGTAGTCACTGGATTTGAGACGCTAAGAAATAAATCTAAGGTAAGTGTATTACAATAA
- a CDS encoding GNAT family N-acetyltransferase, with the protein MKIRPYIPSDQAAVLQLFDGNTPQYFDETERAGLVHYLENETEDYFVVEGEGQIVGAGGINYEPQSKAAVISWDIIKPTEHGKGIGRKLTQHRIQHINTKADIEKIIVRTSQHTDKFYEKMGFKLLKVEKDYWAKGFDLYWMEHGNREM; encoded by the coding sequence TTGAAAATAAGACCCTACATACCTTCAGACCAAGCAGCCGTTCTTCAACTGTTTGATGGGAACACACCGCAATACTTTGATGAAACGGAAAGAGCAGGATTAGTCCATTACCTTGAGAATGAAACCGAAGATTACTTTGTAGTGGAGGGAGAAGGCCAGATAGTAGGAGCGGGCGGTATAAATTACGAACCGCAATCTAAAGCCGCTGTCATTTCATGGGATATAATCAAACCCACTGAACACGGAAAAGGAATAGGGAGAAAACTAACCCAACATAGAATTCAGCATATCAATACAAAAGCTGATATTGAAAAGATTATAGTAAGAACCTCCCAACATACTGATAAATTCTACGAAAAGATGGGCTTTAAACTATTAAAAGTAGAAAAAGACTATTGGGCGAAGGGTTTTGATTTGTATTGGATGGAGCATGGGAATAGGGAAATGTAA
- a CDS encoding GntR family transcriptional regulator: MEFQNGKSIFLQIADSITDKVISGEFPAGEKIPSVRELAADMGVNPNTIMRTYSELQAMDIIENQRGIGYFVNQNAPKIILEGKREEFFNKVLPEFLKQAHLLGISATELKKHIENINS; encoded by the coding sequence ATGGAATTTCAAAATGGCAAAAGCATATTTCTACAGATAGCGGACAGCATTACCGACAAGGTAATCAGCGGAGAATTTCCCGCAGGAGAAAAAATCCCTTCAGTACGTGAATTAGCTGCTGATATGGGAGTAAACCCAAATACTATCATGAGAACTTACAGTGAACTTCAAGCTATGGATATTATTGAAAACCAAAGAGGTATTGGCTATTTCGTCAATCAAAATGCACCAAAAATTATTCTAGAAGGCAAAAGGGAAGAATTCTTTAATAAAGTATTGCCTGAATTCCTTAAGCAAGCTCATCTCTTGGGAATTAGCGCCACAGAATTGAAAAAACATATTGAAAACATTAATTCATAG
- a CDS encoding efflux RND transporter permease subunit, with protein MKKIVSLAVSYPISILMMVLAVILLGTISFGKLPIELFPDLKNPTLFVELKAGIKPPSEIEKQFIESIESVAIRQNGAVEVSSISQTGYGRVTVQYDWGKDMDEAFLDLQKSLSNFSLDEEIEEFVISQFDPNATPIMVLGIYNPNSADTEALRKVAENNFRNEIIRLPGIAEVRLSGEQEKEVVLETDPNLLASYGLTVNDIVAKIENYNRNVSGGFIEELGRKYVIKGLGIIENPEDLQELVVGYTSRENSGTNPASAQVSPEAAQQASVPQASTAGQVPVLLREVATLKILDKEANSIVRVNQQRSLGMSIFKETKYNTVNAVNELTAALDGLKKSVPGYEFVVIQNQGRFIQGAIDEVKDSGLYGALFAVIILFVFLRRIGSTLIISIAIPVSIIATFNLMYFNGLTLNVMTLGGLALGAGMLVDNAIVVVEAIFRRREEGMSVIDAAIKGTSDVSGAITASTLTTIVVFLPIVYLQGPSGELFKDQAWTVAFSLISSLAVAILVIPMLFSQIFRKDKTKQMEKPLKYKAYRSFLDKVLRYRIAFIVISFLLVLGSYQLIEIIGSEYMPQAGTKAISVDLKLSNGTPLSRTSSTVDQIEGQLLVLFEGQLKHVYSHIGPEKSQSGIDNENVYDENKANIKLIFKEDLELDITTVTSTLSTYFEGIPGITASFSNDESALNAVLGEEQMPLVVEVSGAEFKTLSVLSDSVMLIMNRNDNIYEAVSNLEEGVPQIKVDVDKYRAGLLQLSIDDVINQIKDQLEGKKAGTLERGGELQDIMVKVPKISLSGLENMRIKSSEREFPLSEIADVSVQYAANSIYRKNQSRMVTLGARVNQNKPYDQIVKSIDASFSEMTVPPQYKINVAGQEEKRKESMANLTFSLILSVLLVYMVLASQFESLLHPFTILLTIPLACVGALVSFWILGMSLNMMAFIGIIMLAGIAVNNSIILVDSINRNKRSGMALRESILDAAQRRFRPIIMTSLTTILALLPLTFGFGESAALRAPMAIAVIGGLVSSTLLTLIVIPCFYQSIENLISKIRGSKGVQNEAAHE; from the coding sequence TTGAAAAAGATAGTTTCACTGGCCGTATCATACCCTATTTCCATCCTCATGATGGTTTTAGCGGTAATTTTATTAGGTACCATCTCTTTTGGAAAACTACCAATTGAACTGTTTCCTGATTTAAAGAACCCTACGCTATTCGTAGAATTAAAAGCGGGCATTAAACCGCCTTCTGAAATTGAAAAGCAATTTATAGAGTCGATTGAGTCTGTTGCGATCCGACAAAATGGAGCTGTAGAAGTCAGTTCCATTAGTCAAACAGGCTACGGACGCGTTACCGTTCAATATGATTGGGGTAAAGATATGGACGAAGCATTTTTGGATCTTCAGAAATCGCTCTCCAATTTCTCTTTAGATGAGGAGATTGAAGAATTCGTGATCTCCCAATTTGATCCTAATGCCACTCCTATCATGGTATTGGGAATCTATAACCCCAATTCTGCTGATACTGAAGCACTAAGAAAAGTAGCTGAGAATAATTTCAGAAATGAGATCATCCGACTGCCCGGAATTGCTGAAGTTAGACTTTCGGGTGAGCAGGAAAAAGAAGTGGTTTTAGAGACAGACCCAAACTTATTGGCTTCTTATGGACTTACAGTCAATGATATAGTAGCAAAAATAGAGAACTATAACCGGAACGTTTCTGGTGGATTTATTGAAGAGTTGGGTCGTAAATATGTCATTAAGGGACTAGGTATAATTGAAAATCCGGAAGACTTACAAGAGCTGGTAGTGGGTTATACCAGTAGAGAAAACAGCGGTACTAATCCCGCTTCCGCTCAAGTAAGTCCTGAAGCAGCCCAACAAGCTTCTGTACCACAGGCCTCAACAGCTGGCCAAGTTCCTGTGCTCTTGCGAGAAGTAGCTACACTGAAAATATTAGATAAAGAAGCCAACAGCATCGTGCGAGTAAATCAGCAACGAAGCTTGGGGATGTCCATCTTTAAAGAAACGAAATACAATACTGTAAATGCGGTAAATGAATTGACTGCAGCCTTGGATGGTTTAAAAAAATCTGTTCCCGGCTATGAATTTGTCGTGATTCAAAATCAAGGAAGATTTATTCAGGGCGCTATTGATGAAGTGAAAGATTCAGGACTTTATGGTGCACTTTTCGCAGTCATTATCTTATTCGTTTTCCTACGAAGAATAGGCTCTACATTGATCATTAGCATCGCTATTCCGGTTTCGATTATAGCCACCTTCAATTTGATGTATTTCAATGGTCTTACCTTAAATGTAATGACTCTTGGAGGTTTGGCTCTAGGAGCAGGTATGTTAGTAGATAATGCCATTGTAGTGGTAGAAGCCATTTTTCGAAGACGTGAAGAAGGCATGAGCGTAATAGATGCTGCTATCAAAGGAACGAGTGATGTGAGTGGTGCAATTACAGCCTCTACGCTTACTACCATAGTGGTTTTTTTGCCGATTGTCTATTTACAAGGACCATCCGGAGAATTATTTAAAGATCAGGCATGGACGGTGGCTTTTTCACTCATTTCCTCTCTGGCCGTAGCCATTTTGGTTATCCCAATGCTCTTTTCTCAAATTTTCCGCAAGGATAAGACCAAGCAAATGGAGAAGCCGCTTAAGTATAAGGCTTATCGTAGTTTCTTAGATAAAGTATTGCGCTACCGAATTGCATTTATTGTGATTTCATTTCTACTGGTTTTAGGTTCTTACCAACTGATCGAGATTATTGGCAGCGAATATATGCCGCAAGCAGGCACCAAAGCCATATCCGTTGACCTCAAGCTAAGCAATGGCACTCCGCTATCGAGAACATCTTCCACAGTGGATCAAATCGAAGGTCAGTTGCTGGTCCTTTTTGAAGGACAGCTTAAGCACGTGTATTCGCATATTGGCCCTGAGAAAAGCCAGTCTGGCATCGATAACGAAAATGTATATGATGAAAATAAGGCCAACATTAAACTCATATTCAAAGAGGATTTAGAGTTGGATATTACCACAGTAACCTCCACCCTATCGACTTATTTTGAGGGAATTCCCGGCATTACCGCCAGCTTCTCGAATGACGAAAGTGCGTTGAATGCAGTCTTGGGCGAAGAGCAAATGCCTTTGGTAGTGGAAGTGAGTGGAGCGGAATTTAAAACCCTAAGTGTTCTATCAGATTCTGTGATGCTCATCATGAACCGCAATGATAATATTTACGAGGCGGTTTCTAATCTGGAAGAAGGAGTACCACAAATCAAGGTGGATGTAGATAAATATCGAGCGGGATTACTACAGCTGTCGATTGATGATGTTATTAACCAAATCAAAGATCAGCTGGAAGGTAAAAAAGCGGGTACTTTGGAGCGTGGTGGCGAACTACAGGACATCATGGTCAAAGTACCGAAAATCTCGCTTTCAGGACTGGAAAATATGAGAATTAAAAGTAGCGAACGAGAATTCCCTCTCAGTGAGATTGCCGATGTAAGTGTGCAATATGCTGCTAATTCTATTTACAGAAAAAACCAAAGTAGAATGGTAACACTGGGCGCCAGAGTAAATCAGAATAAGCCTTACGATCAGATTGTGAAGTCTATTGATGCTTCCTTTTCAGAAATGACTGTGCCTCCTCAATACAAAATTAATGTAGCCGGTCAGGAAGAAAAACGTAAGGAGTCCATGGCAAACCTCACCTTCTCTCTTATACTTTCTGTGCTACTGGTTTATATGGTTCTGGCTTCTCAGTTTGAATCACTTTTACATCCCTTCACGATTTTGCTCACCATTCCATTGGCTTGTGTGGGAGCGCTCGTTTCTTTCTGGATCTTGGGAATGTCCTTAAATATGATGGCCTTTATTGGGATTATCATGCTCGCAGGAATAGCCGTGAACAATTCCATTATACTGGTGGACAGTATTAATCGAAATAAACGGAGTGGAATGGCTTTGAGGGAATCAATCTTAGATGCAGCGCAGCGCAGATTCAGACCGATCATCATGACAAGTCTAACCACAATTTTAGCTCTTCTTCCATTAACATTTGGTTTCGGAGAGAGTGCAGCGCTTCGTGCCCCAATGGCTATAGCGGTAATTGGTGGTTTAGTATCCTCCACATTGCTAACCCTAATTGTGATCCCGTGCTTCTATCAAAGCATCGAAAATCTAATCAGCAAGATTAGAGGAAGTAAAGGCGTACAAAACGAAGCGGCTCATGAGTAA
- a CDS encoding TolC family protein, which translates to MNRTKEIQRKTSAAVSKLAVMLMIMGCCIVSQQVLAQNTLTLQEAIEIAQQKSPTIKKSKLNLYGNQRSLDAQRAALKSRFSLDVTPFDYNRNRNFNDLFSQWNTNEDYNSFANFSVSQPIVATDGTVSLINQFGYRDNYSEFQDVRTKTFSNNLYLQVEQPIFTYNRTKLQLKELELNLENAQISNGIQLLSLEQNVTQSFYNFYQRQNNLEIATDEYENQKVSYDITLNKVEADLLAKEELYQAELNLASSKSTMENNEVLLNNASDDFKLLLGIDLDEDIEVLVDIDFITRKVDLAKAITHGLEHRMELRQRGMDIERSKFELIRTRALNEFKGSVALSLGVFGDNEQAPEVYQQPNLNPRVAITFNIPIWDWGENKARMDAANANLEINKVDLQVEENNIIISIRKIYRNLQNLENQISIAEQNVENAKLTYDINLERYKNGDLTSIDLNRFQSQLSEKKSALADALINYKMELLNLKVQSLYDFEKNEPVMIRNY; encoded by the coding sequence ATGAACAGAACTAAAGAAATTCAAAGGAAAACATCCGCTGCCGTCAGCAAACTGGCGGTGATGCTGATGATCATGGGCTGCTGTATAGTCTCCCAACAAGTGTTGGCACAAAATACGCTTACGCTGCAGGAAGCAATCGAAATTGCACAACAAAAGAGTCCTACAATAAAAAAATCGAAACTTAACCTATACGGAAATCAAAGAAGTCTGGACGCACAGCGTGCTGCTTTAAAATCCAGATTTTCCTTAGATGTGACGCCTTTTGATTATAATCGAAACCGAAACTTTAACGACTTATTTTCACAGTGGAATACGAATGAAGACTATAACTCTTTCGCTAATTTTTCAGTGTCACAGCCAATCGTAGCTACAGACGGCACAGTTTCTCTAATCAACCAGTTTGGCTACCGTGATAATTACTCTGAATTTCAAGATGTCAGAACAAAAACCTTTAGCAATAATCTGTACCTGCAGGTAGAACAACCCATTTTCACCTACAATAGAACAAAACTTCAGTTAAAAGAATTGGAGCTTAACTTGGAAAATGCCCAAATCAGCAATGGAATACAGCTCTTGAGCCTAGAACAAAATGTGACACAGTCCTTCTACAATTTCTATCAGCGTCAAAATAATTTAGAAATCGCCACTGATGAATACGAAAATCAGAAAGTTAGCTATGATATAACTTTAAATAAAGTAGAAGCCGATCTTTTGGCTAAGGAAGAATTGTATCAGGCTGAACTAAACTTAGCTTCCTCCAAATCAACAATGGAGAACAATGAAGTATTGCTCAACAATGCTTCGGATGATTTTAAACTCCTCTTGGGTATTGATTTAGATGAGGATATTGAAGTCTTGGTGGATATCGATTTCATCACCCGAAAAGTTGATCTCGCTAAAGCCATAACCCACGGACTTGAACACCGCATGGAATTAAGACAGCGCGGGATGGATATAGAGCGATCGAAATTTGAATTAATCCGCACCAGGGCATTAAATGAATTTAAAGGATCCGTTGCTCTCTCATTGGGTGTTTTTGGTGATAACGAACAAGCACCTGAAGTATATCAGCAACCCAATTTAAATCCTCGGGTCGCCATAACCTTCAATATCCCGATTTGGGATTGGGGCGAAAATAAAGCTAGAATGGATGCTGCCAATGCTAATCTTGAAATCAATAAAGTGGATTTACAAGTGGAAGAGAACAACATCATTATCAGCATCAGAAAGATCTACAGAAACCTTCAAAATCTGGAAAATCAGATTTCCATCGCTGAACAAAATGTGGAAAATGCCAAGCTTACTTATGATATCAATCTTGAAAGATACAAAAATGGAGATCTGACCAGTATAGATCTCAACAGATTTCAAAGCCAGCTTTCGGAGAAGAAAAGTGCGCTAGCTGATGCCTTGATTAATTACAAAATGGAATTACTAAATCTTAAGGTTCAGTCACTGTACGATTTCGAGAAGAATGAACCAGTGATGATAAGGAATTATTAG
- a CDS encoding ABC transporter ATP-binding protein, translating to MIAIKNLTFNYAKKQQPLFNELDCELQTGSIVGLLGKNGAGKTTLLKLMIGLLFPQQGEISILGHQPSKRQPSLLQDVFFVSEEFHLPPISIKNFIKANAAFYPRFDQDLLHRLIKDFELPETKSLQKLSYGQKKKFLISFALATKCRLLVLDEPTNGLDIPSKSIFRKVLAGSLDEDQLVIISTHQVKDVENLIEKVLMLDNGKFIMQKDLYDISSSLNFSTVSSAEGEDVLYSEMVPGGYRIISPQIEGSSSHVDIELLFNAIANGNEKLKKYVQ from the coding sequence ATGATTGCAATAAAAAATCTAACTTTTAATTACGCCAAAAAGCAGCAGCCGCTCTTTAATGAGCTGGACTGCGAGTTGCAGACAGGTAGCATAGTCGGCCTTTTGGGAAAAAATGGGGCAGGTAAAACTACCTTACTCAAGCTGATGATTGGTTTGTTATTCCCGCAGCAGGGAGAAATCTCTATTCTGGGACATCAGCCTTCAAAACGGCAACCGTCCCTTTTGCAGGATGTCTTTTTTGTTTCGGAGGAATTTCATCTCCCTCCTATTTCTATCAAGAACTTCATAAAAGCGAACGCAGCTTTTTATCCGCGCTTCGATCAAGATCTGTTGCATCGCTTGATAAAGGATTTTGAACTACCCGAGACCAAAAGCTTACAAAAGCTATCTTACGGTCAGAAGAAAAAATTCCTGATCTCTTTTGCATTAGCCACCAAATGCCGTTTGCTAGTGTTGGATGAGCCGACCAATGGATTGGATATTCCTTCAAAATCAATTTTTAGAAAAGTATTGGCGGGCTCATTGGATGAAGACCAATTGGTCATTATTTCTACCCACCAGGTGAAAGATGTAGAAAATCTGATCGAAAAGGTGCTGATGCTGGATAATGGCAAGTTCATCATGCAAAAAGACTTATATGATATTTCCTCTTCCTTGAACTTCTCTACGGTTTCTTCAGCGGAAGGAGAAGATGTGCTTTACAGTGAAATGGTACCGGGTGGATACCGCATAATTTCTCCACAAATCGAGGGAAGTTCTTCCCATGTTGATATTGAACTATTGTTTAACGCCATTGCGAATGGCAACGAAAAACTGAAAAAATATGTCCAATAA
- a CDS encoding ABC transporter ATP-binding protein, translated as MNIEITGLTKTYPNGHTAIKDVNLEIGSGMFGLLGPNGAGKSSFMRVLVTAQQASSGKILMDGLDINENRQKIRTLIGYLPQDFTFFSKLKTWEFLDYAAQLSTSLKKKDRLIKVDQLLDQVGLLDVRERLANKLSGGMKRRLGIAQALIGEPKLLVIDEPTTGLDPEERIRFRNILSDLSQKDVTIILSTHIVGDISSTCHNMAMLNKGEVAFKGSPEGMIEQVRGHVWQVSLNDEEFNKIKAEYSVVSTIPIDGKWEVQVIAIDQPHPRATHANPNLEHAYVYFMENELGVSLV; from the coding sequence ATGAATATAGAAATAACAGGACTTACTAAAACCTATCCGAACGGACATACTGCGATTAAAGATGTGAATCTGGAAATCGGTAGTGGGATGTTCGGACTGCTGGGCCCTAATGGTGCTGGGAAATCCAGCTTTATGCGAGTGTTGGTTACAGCCCAACAAGCCTCCTCAGGCAAAATTCTGATGGACGGCTTGGATATTAATGAGAATCGTCAAAAAATTAGAACGCTCATTGGCTACCTGCCTCAGGATTTTACTTTTTTCTCAAAATTAAAGACCTGGGAATTTCTGGATTATGCTGCACAATTATCTACCTCACTCAAAAAAAAGGACCGATTGATTAAAGTGGATCAACTGCTAGATCAGGTGGGCCTATTGGATGTGCGCGAAAGATTGGCTAACAAACTTTCAGGAGGGATGAAACGCAGGCTAGGAATAGCCCAGGCACTAATTGGTGAACCCAAATTATTAGTCATTGATGAACCTACAACGGGACTAGATCCGGAAGAACGAATCCGATTTCGAAATATCCTGTCAGATTTAAGTCAAAAGGATGTCACCATTATTCTTTCCACACATATTGTGGGCGATATCAGTAGTACTTGTCACAATATGGCCATGCTCAATAAGGGTGAAGTCGCTTTCAAAGGATCTCCTGAAGGCATGATCGAACAAGTAAGAGGTCATGTATGGCAAGTCAGTCTGAATGATGAAGAATTCAACAAAATTAAAGCTGAATATTCTGTGGTTTCTACCATTCCAATTGATGGGAAATGGGAGGTGCAAGTAATTGCAATCGATCAACCGCACCCCCGAGCCACTCATGCCAATCCGAATCTGGAGCATGCATATGTATATTTTATGGAAAATGAATTAGGCGTTTCACTGGTATGA